DNA sequence from the Nicotiana tomentosiformis chromosome 3, ASM39032v3, whole genome shotgun sequence genome:
AATCCAATCTGAATGTCAACAAACTAGAAAAGACAGCCTGGGATAAGCAGAAATTGTAGCCGAAATCTGCAAAATCATGGACTTCAAAAATAGTAACTTCAAATGGAGCAAAATGTTGATAATTATTGGTGTTAGGAAAAATAAATACATCAGAAAATTGAGAGGGAGACCGAATCCGCCATTGAAGCCTCCAAAATCAGGCTACAACTGAACAAAAAGCAGAAGGGAAATGCAACcttatcatttcttctttccATCTATGTTTGAGCTCTATTCATATGTTGAGAAGTTCCGTCCCTATTTGATTTCTGCAGAATCCAGATGTGAGGCCGCCGCCAAACTCCGTAGCAGCATTCACCCCCATCTGAGTATAGCAGAACCCCACGTAAGGCCAGCCCCAAATCCAGCAGCAGCAATGACATGGCCTGCCTGCACTTTCCCACTTCGAACAGCTTCATCCAGTGCCAAAGGGATCGATGCAGCACTTGTATTGCCATAATTTGCTAAATTTGATATGACACGTTCTGATGGGACCTCCAAACGCGTTGCTACTCCATCAATAATCCTTTGGTTTGCCTGCATGTAACCATTCACAATAAGTTGCCTATATTAATGTGATACCTAGAGAGTATTTATTAAGTGGTGCAGGATGATAATTCCAAAAGGAGCATTAAGACACTTTCAGTGAATTATCTCAAGTTGTATTTCTACCATAAAATTGTAAGAAAATCTTTTAAAAATAATTGCTGGAATGAACATGCTTGGAGATTTTACCTATATTATCTTGAACATGAAATGAGTTTCTTTATCAATCAAACAATACAAACAAGCCAATAAAGCAATTGGATAATGAGAATATTGTGCATCATAAAAGATTAATCAAGGCTCAAGCTAATAAAGCAATCTGGAAATAACCATATTGTGCTTTTACTGAAATATGAGAGTTTACAGCTTTGTCAGCAAGCAGCTTATTCTTTTCTTTCTCACTTTACGTTTCGTTCTTTTCTCAACTAtttacttctttcttcttcaatcaaaatactcattttgtggtatgtatacttgttattttgtccTGCATTTCTCAGGCGTTAATACGCATCCAATAGCTTAGTAAAATAACTCTAGCCCCAATCTCATGTACTTATTTGACAGGGTATAGAGTAATAGTAGAGCTAAATTTATGTGGTAATATAAGCAAAGGTTGATCCCTTAGCCACATACACTTTTGGACATGTTTTAGGTTTAATACGCGCAAAATGAATCCAATGTAATGATAGGAGCACTAAGCAGTAAGCATGACGTGCTTAATAGTAAGAAGTTGCAGGTCAAGATTTGTACTTTTTAAAATGTTTCATCACTGAGAACAAATAATTATATTTCAAGTTTACTGATTCTATTATTCTGTCACTTTTAGGGTTAATTCTTTGCTGAACTATCAGAACTCCTCCTTTTAACAACTACCCCTGGCCCCCTACAACATGATCTGGTCTGTTAGCATATCAAGGATAGTAACATAAAATATAAAACTAGAGGAGAGGAGGGCAATCACAAGTATCAATGCATATTGTCACTAGTCGTTTAAAAATGTATATTCATTCAGTCTAAAACATAATTGCTTCTAAAGAATGTCATCATTCCATATTTAGCCATTTAGGTATGACTGACTCAGTTGAGTTATCTATCCCAGAAAGTTATACCTGGTGGAGAAGCAGCCAATCAATTTTGGACCCAGGAAGACCTGCGTTCTCTAAAGCTGCTTCAATTGATTGTGGCACAACGCGAACAGCAAATCTAAAGACCTCTTTACCATTCATCTGGATGCAAGAGTAAGAGGAACCTTTTGGTGGAAAACCAATAACAGAACCATTTGTACCAAATACATGATCAGTTTCATTCTCTTTGATTGAAGCATTCAAGTGCCTAAATAAAAAAACTATCATTTAGTGCCCCTTTAAAGATGAAAGCAGGGGAACTTCTCCTAAAGATTATGATAAATACCTTTGACCTTCACCATCACTATGCAAGTCAAAACCAAATAAACCATCTTCTCCAATATCACAGGCCTACAAGAGTATGGATTTATATAAATTTTGAGAAATGGATATAGCAAATTAGCGTTGCACACAATAACTTGATCACATTAATAAAAGAAGAAACATGGCCTCAAAAATTTGGGTTAAACAAGAAGAAGACACAAGGTCACACCTCTTCGCTGAGGAAAAGCACTCATCAATCAATAGTGTAACGGGCATCTATgggttttctttttttcctttttttttttgtgagaacggcgaaggggagccttggcgtaactagtaaagttgctgtcatgtgaccaggaggtcacgggttagagccgtggaaacagcctcttgcagaaatgcagggtgaGGCTGCGTACAATTGAACCttatggtccggcccttccccggaccccgcacatagcgggagcttagtgcaccgggctgccctttttttgtGAGAACGGCATCTACGTTGTCTTTTAAGATATGAAGTATATCAAAAGTATATAATTGCAAATAGCAAATAAGGTTAGATTGGTTGAAGACCCCAACCAGTTATGGATTTGCAAAGATTCAAGAGAAGTCTCTGTTCTTTCGTTGCTTAGCCACTCTCAAATCGGCATCAAGATGAAAAAGGTCAAACAGGCAAATAAGGAGCGGCATTATTGAGCCTATACTGATTCTTGCCTTCTGCAATCCATCTTATTGCACATATGACTAGGGGCCTGGGACACACCCATTGACAGTGACTAGGCTTGGGACACACCCATTGACGGTGAGTATGTTGAATCATTTTAAGATGAGTGCTAGGTTGGGGAACTAGTTCCAAATTGGCCATCTCAAACTTAATACCAGACCCAACTATACTGCAGACAATGGCATGAGAAATTGTTGGCTGACTGAGACCAACCCTGGGGAGGCACTCTCTACCCTATCTGTCTGACCTATAATATTCAACACATGGTCATCACGAACTGCTTACACCTACCAAACCATGGTTAACTGGATGAATTAAACTAAATAagagagaaaaggagaaaaagaaaatgagtGACATCAACCCCCACCAACCAACGCCTGATCTCACTAGCGCAAAAAATGTAGGCACACACAGCCGCCAACTCGAAAGTTTGGCGCAACCAGCGCAAAGCACTGCCCTTATCCCCTCCTCTTTCTCCAAACAAAATAAAATTGTTTCTTACTCCACCATCGGCATTCTCTCCCCACATTTATGACACTCCTATCACTGCCACCAACCCCTCCCGTAATTCTTGGCAAGTTCAAGCTGTTCTGCTCCTCCTTGACTCTTCAACCTTTTTTTAGAACGGTACCATTTTTTTTTTGTGGTAATCCACTTACTACCAGCTGAGGTTTGAAAAATAACAGATCAAACAATCTTATAATCCAGCATCACAATTTCAGGAATTCCCTCTGCCCAATCACCCACTTTTAGAACTAGTATTCTCTTGGATACAAATAGAAGAAGTGTAAGTAAAAAGGTAGACTTGAGGTTTGCAGAAATGAAACTTTGTATTGTTGTAGCTATAGGTACGATATGGATGGGTTCTTTGGAGTAATTTCAGTCGCAACATGAAAGTTTGCAGAATGGACTACAGAGCATAAGGTTACAGATATAAATCTCAATTTCCTCTTTTCTTTTGCTAACCATGAATAGCACATAGCAATGTACCCACAAGACCCCGTAAGACTCGACTCTAAACTGCACACTGGGCAAGATTTTTCCATTGACAAGGAAGTTCATGTATATCTTTTGGGTGAATAATAGGCTGGAGTAGGTCCACAAATCAGTCTTTCAAGAATACGAAAATTTCAAAGTGGTTCGAAAAGCCAACGCATAGGAAATGGCTCATAGTAAaagtttttaaaaagaaaaaggagagaaTGAGAGACAACTCAGTAAAAAGCATAAATAAACTGACACTAAGAATAAACAATTTGAAGGCAGTTGATTATCTTATGATTACTCTAGAAGTATAATGTATGACACGAAGGAAGAGTAATTTCAACTGCTTAGCGCATAGCACCTACAACTCCCAAAATGCGAAAGCAAAACAAAGAAAACCAACTTCAACATATGAAAGAAAAAGCTCTACACATGTATCGTGTCAGAGTCCAGATGGCTACTTTTGTCGCCTTATACTTAGAAGTTTGCCCCTTTTCCAAATATGTGGTCTGATATTAGTTATCAATTTCAAACTTTAGACAAGGTGGCCACTTTCGAAGTTCAAATCACGGGTCTAATTTTGAAACTTCCAAATAAAAGGCCACAAAAGTGGCTATTTGCATAAATCATCCTTCAAACCTCATATACTTTGGCCAAAAAGCTGACGAGGCTGATTATACATATCCAGTGAACATCCCCAACCCAACCCCAACCCTGACAGAGAAATGAAGGACCTTATGAACTTCCATAAATTTAGAATTCAAGAAGAGTACAGAAGAATCTAGAGGTACTTAAACCAGCTAAGATGTGACTAATCCCTTTTTTACTTATTGTAAAGAATCTTTAGGATATTCATTGGAAAAACTGCAATAACTAAATACTGTATTCACTGATTGATTCGTCCATTCTCCTTTATCATACCTGCATCACTACAGCACCAGCAGCATCACCAAAGAGAATACAGGTTCCCCTATCTGTCCAGTCAACATAGCGAGATAGAGCATCAGCCCCTATTACAAGAACGTTCTTAAAACCACCACCTGCAACACGGCAGAATTCCAATATTTAGCAGAGCATATATATAAAAATCAATATATCGTAGTTATGCTGGTATTGACAATTCAATAGTATTTCACAGCTATTCACTAAATAATATGCCCAAAGGATTTATCCAAGAAGTTGATAATTTTCAATGCCGTGGATATATTCCCAATTCTTTATAAAGCTTCCATCTTATTTGTCTTTCACCACTTTTTCAGCATCCACAAACTGCATGACCTCAACTTTACttttcaatttatttttattttttagaatgGTACCTTAAAAGTTTTCAAGTTTTTTCATGATAATGATCTATCATTTTTTCACATAACTTATGACACAGAACATTAGTAGGCCTTTGTTAAATTTACTTATTAATAACATTTAAGATCACTTTTGACCTTGAGCATAACTCATTAAAGGAGCCACTACATTTCCAATCAGGTATAAAACACTAAACATCCCCCTCAAATTTTAGAACTCTACACTGAGAATAACAGAATTCATCAATAATACAAAAGTTAGGTATTTTTAACTAACGACTGATCAAAGAAAATAAGGCATTTTCTTGTTCTATTTTTGCAACTAACGACTCTGGATTATTTTGTTCCCATAGTTTTTATTAGCAGATAGCAGTGTTCTTTCTTTACTAATCTCCAAATGAACCATCTATCGAACTAGATAACCCCGGCTTCAATACCAAGCTGGGTACCAGAAGTTGAATGTGAAAGCATAGGACAAAAGCCACTCAGATATCAGCTACATTTCAGAACAAGTCCAGACTCATGGCAACACTGACAAAAGAGGATTCGACCAAAACAGTGGGTAGGGTAGGGTAGGGAGCATTTAAGGAGGAAGTGGAGCCACAGGCTGGACCAGTACCCATCCATTGGAATTGTTTCCATTGTTCTTGCTAAATCCACACGAAAAGATTAAACATGCAGACCATATTCAGCTAGAAAATTGATCTTTCTGTATGGATTAAAGTTGGTCCATCTAGAAGTGTTAAACATTTTATCATCCAATGCAAGCGTTTAGCTCCCATGACATATGTAGGCAATTATGAAAACATGACGAAACACTTGCATATAAGATTTTACAAGTGAAACAAAAAATATAGCTTAAAGAAAACTTGTCAGAGAGTTAATTTAGGTAAAAGATCCTAAAATTAGAGACTCAAGTAATCATAACAAGCTTTCCGGGAAAATGGTTGTGAAAATCCTCCAATAGTCATAACTATCCCAGTTACAACTTGACAGCCTATGCTGAGTCATTCTTAAGAAAACTGAAataccccccccctcccccccccccaaagcgGAAAAAGTATCTGTACCAGGATTACAATAGAAAATATTATTCTCtctttgattaatgtcataatCTTTGTCTCCCCATGTATGTTCTGTTTTCTTCCACGCATCATCTCTAATAAATCATACAAAACCTTGCCTAAGAATCTAAGACAATTGCAAATTGTTTAACCTCAAATATAGATCACTTAAAGTATATCAAGTAAAAGATGATTCCCTGGTTCATTTGATCCCTGAAATATTCTCTCTCCCTtcatcctccccccccccccccaaagtggAAAAAGTATCCGTACCAGCCCGTGTATGCTCTATTGTCTTCCACGCCTTAAATCATCTCTAATGAATCATCCAAAACCTTGCCTAAGAATCTAAGACAATGCAAATTGTTTAACCTCAAATACAGATCACTTAAGGTGTATCAAGTAAAAGATGATTCCCTGGTTCATTTGATCCCTTTATGTCGAAGATTACAAAAAATTTAATTATCAGAAAGAAATTTCTAACAAAATTCTACCTCTGATATAGCAAGCAGCAGATACCAAACCCAACATGAACCCGCTACAAGCAGCTGTAATATCGAAAGCCAATGGATTGCTTTTGCAGCCAAGTGCTTTTTGGATCTGAGTAAATGAAAGTGCCACAAGAATGGATAAAGAGTCCCCAAGAAAATTCTGAAGAGAACATGGTTAAATGTATAACTGATGAAGCATCAACTTAAGTAATTTGGATCAGCAGCTTGGGAAATTAGAATCAAAAAGTCAGTGAGCTGGAAATGCATAATATAACTAGAGCATTCAAAAAGACAAGAACCAAAATAACTTGAATAAGCAAACATATTGTTTGCAGGACACACTTTTTTTTTATAAACACTATTGGGACTAATCAGAAAGACAATTAGCAGTACCAACACCATTGCTGGCCAGCCACTTGTGACCAGCAAACCAGCCAGTTCTGAAGGATTCATTAATTAAATGAGCCAAGCATTTAGCTCTGAGTTGAACGATCACGACGTCGGGAAAAGGTTCAAATTAATTTTCCTGAGAAGCAACCTTTTACCGCTCCGAGCTCTCATTACATCATCACTGTATTTTTTTGTTTCACGTAATTTCAAGGGAAATGCATGGTGACActatatattgttgttgttgaacttCTATATGGATTGTCTGATATAAGATCACAATGGCGGAAAAGGTTCAAATTAATTCTCCTGCAGAGCAACATTTTACCACTCCGAGCTCTCATTACATCATCACTGTATTTTTTTGTTTCACATAATTTCAAGGGAAATGCATGGTGACATAATATTATAACACCAatgacaaaataaataaataaacaaataaataaaaacagTTTAACTTCTGATGAAGCTATATTAAGTTTCAGAAGCTGTCGATCATTCTTCATTGAATTGTGACATCATAGTACAGGAACATGTAAAGGCATAAGCAAAAATATCATACACACAAAACCAAAGGCGAATAGTTTGCATGCTTGTGCTTATTTTCTCTTCTCACAAGGGGGTAGTGACTGATTTAcacaattttttcttttttaagctATTTCTCTTCTTTCCGGAAAAAGCAAAGAGCTTCACTTAATTGCCTTAAGGCGATTTCTTTTTCAGTTATAATCCTAGTAAATGCACGAGACAAGTTCATCAAACAATATGCTGAGAACAgttaaaaagaaaggaaaaaatatgTACTGTGAATCAATTGCTCGGCATGAATTATGTTCTATAAAGTGGAAATAAAGAAACAAGAAGGCAAAAAGAAGAAACGTCTAAACTCAAAAGCTCCATAGCGATACATTTCATGTTTTCACTCTAGCTAACTCATCTTATTGGTGTGCAATAAGAAAGCTCTAATGCAGGTTCTTTCTGAATGGTCTCCTGAAGACAGGCAAAACCACAAGAAAGGTAAATTTTGTTGCAGTATCAGTTGCATGGAAATACAATGATAATATTCTACCAAGTTATACCTGTGGAGCACTTCCAAAAAGGTCCTCTGGAGTTGAAGTACACAGCAATATTAGGTCAATATCATTAGGATCAACCTCTGCCATCTCAAGAGCTTTCCTTGCAGCCTCTGCGGCCAGATCTGTTAAATTGTCTTTGCCTGTAAAAGCATACATCAGATTGGGGCTGGTTTATGTTAAATACCAAAAGTTAATACGTACATATTTTTCCATCTAAACAAGAAAAGAAGTATTTAACCACCATTTCAGAAAAGGCATTTCTGAGTTTAAATGGTTTGTGCTACAAACCTATTAATGCATGTTCTGATATTTGCCAAGTCATTCATATGTATCCacaaaaaatttaaatgttgatTTTTATTTGGAATAAATGAACAATAAGGTTATTTCTGCAAACATTCAAACAAGGAAAATTCCAGAGAAACACCTATGTGCATCATGATTCCTAAAGATATTTGATTCTGTAGAATTATGTCAATCTACTCAGAAGATAACTTAAATGTGTACAGTAAAATGAAGTATGAAAAGCTCTTTAAATTTCTGAGGAAATGACTGAAAAGAAGTATACCAAAGAAGCAGGATATCTCGTTAACACATTAGGACCCATTTGGAGTGCTTTGGACGGGTTTTTTTTCATATAGTGCTTTTACCGACAGTACTTCTATATTAGTAGTTTGCTTGATGTTTGGTAGGATTATTTTAAAAAGCATTTTTTCTGGTATTTATAGATTAACCTCAACTAGAATTACTAATTAATGACAATGGAAAAATATCCTTTGAAATATACAGATATTTAGGCGAAATAAAGTTTCAAAGGCTCTAAATTTGAGCTTCAACCAAGAAGCCTTTTATAAAAACTCTAGGaactaaaagtactttttttttataACCGTGATGTCCGAGTCAGCTTGCGCACACCTCGACTAATTTAACGGGATACCTATTACCTCCCACCAGCAATAGGTACCagataactctatccaccaaggcttggatagatgggaagaaatcgCTTAGTGTTTTTTGTCTCCGCGGGGAATTGAACCGAAGACCTCATGGTTCTAACCCGCTTCactgaccactaggccacacccttgggtgctaaATGTACTTACAACTATTCACAAAAAATAGAAGTATTTTCTCACGTTACTTGTTTTTCAAATGTACTGCATTCCCAAATGGGACTTAAGTACTATATTTTCTGCTAAAGAACAGAATACAACAAAATCCAGTCAGTTAACAAGCATTGAAGTCAATGAAAGACTTGCCTGAAAGAACTCTACGGTTATGAATTCCTGTTCGAACAGATATCCATTCATCATTAGTATCGACAATTTTTGCAAGATCATCATTGGAAACTTTTAGAGCTGGTACTGCGGAGCCACATCCTATTAGTTTGCAGCCCCTGTTAACTAACCTGACCAAGCAAATAAAATACTTAAGAAGGAATATGGATTCAGCTGACATGCTCTCATATAAGCTCCAGCCTGCTCGCTGAAAACTAGAGTTCTTTGTTAAAATGTTCATGAAATGCACCATGAAGGCACTCAGTATAACAAAAATGGAAAGAAGTGAACACAATTGGACCCACGTTTTCCCCTTTCTTTAGGTGAGCTTTTTGCTTTGGTCCCCTTATTTCAGTTGGAGCCAGCGAAGGAGCCAAATATTAGCATGACTTGATAACTTCCTCTACGGCTCCTTTTGCGACCAAGAAGATAAATCCCCAAGAAGAAATAAAAGGCCAAATTCTACAAGCAGGCATAACTATCCACCAAAAAGGTGAGCTTTCTCAAAATGTAACTGATCCAAGTTTCTGGAAGTGACAACATAGTTCATCCTTCTCGCTAGCTCAATGGGTATCCAACTCATGCTAGCCAAGTCCATTTCCTTTATTTCCAGTAAACTTCTTCAGTCCCTACTAATCAAATGTATTTCATGTGCCCCTATTTCAGCTCTGTTCATATTGCTACTTCGAAATCTTTGCCTAGCTGTGTTTTCAACTATACAATAACTTATCTCATAAGTGTTTAAGATACTAAGCCACAATGCACAATGCAAATGACTACTTCACTTGCATATCAGTAAAAATGAGTATAAACAGTTAAAGCACGAACAATCAGCAACATCAGAAACTCACATGTATAATTTTATAATTGGTGCAATGgagtatcagaatttgataaccACATCAAGATTCTTCAAACATGATTACCCCGCAAAAATTTTGATTTAGCATCAGGAAGAACGTGTAAATCATATTTCAATATATTTCACCACAAACATATATTCATCAAAGCAGGTGGAAAAAACTCATCTAACTAATagaaaaataacttttaaaaGAATCAGAAGGAAAGACCACCTGACAATTTTCATGAATTACACTTGCTACAGGCAAATCGTATTACTAATTAAAATGTTTTAAAAAGAAATTGGAAAATGAGGTTCTTTACATTACCTTGATACTCGAGATTGATCGGTTGAAAGCTTATCTGCACCTTCAACAGTGCTGGAACACATTACCCTGTTGAAGGTTCCATCAGAGAACGAATGCCCAATCCGATGATATATGCCTATAGATGGAGAAAATCTCCTCCTTAGAGTAGGTGCTGCTGGTGTAAAGAACCTATATTCATTGGTCATTTACATATACCAATAACTCAATAACCTTTTAACAGCA
Encoded proteins:
- the LOC104119676 gene encoding beta-ketoacyl-[acyl-carrier-protein] synthase III A, chloroplastic-like, which translates into the protein MANTTTIAAGPTFSLQHRVTERHQTLGRAGISTLPQHQAHTLFFTPAAPTLRRRFSPSIGIYHRIGHSFSDGTFNRVMCSSTVEGADKLSTDQSRVSRLVNRGCKLIGCGSAVPALKVSNDDLAKIVDTNDEWISVRTGIHNRRVLSGKDNLTDLAAEAARKALEMAEVDPNDIDLILLCTSTPEDLFGSAPQIQKALGCKSNPLAFDITAACSGFMLGLVSAACYIRGGGFKNVLVIGADALSRYVDWTDRGTCILFGDAAGAVVMQACDIGEDGLFGFDLHSDGEGQRHLNASIKENETDHVFGTNGSVIGFPPKGSSYSCIQMNGKEVFRFAVRVVPQSIEAALENAGLPGSKIDWLLLHQANQRIIDGVATRLEVPSERVISNLANYGNTSAASIPLALDEAVRSGKVQAGHVIAAAGFGAGLTWGSAILRWG